A genomic segment from Garra rufa chromosome 5, GarRuf1.0, whole genome shotgun sequence encodes:
- the LOC141334771 gene encoding uncharacterized protein, whose product MEEKHKDESAKDPHSTSYQRRMWRNFQEKTKPFLSPKLGSERRSGDAKKESGLWMFKRKKKQVLDRVFSSSQPNLYCSTPPSFVGDRTLCEQPDSSAGKGLGISPLAAAEGASVSKPEISVSAHGSPKLLVSHLVMSQQKSSSLGSSCFQKLVVDSAASSEDELAKHASDLVSVRVILKQDIQKVT is encoded by the coding sequence ATGGAGGAGAAACACAAGGATGAGAGCGCCAAAGACCCACATTCAACGTCCTACCAGAGAAGGATGTGGAGGAATTTCCAAGAGAAGACCAAACCGTTCTTGAGCCCCAAACTGGGGTCCGAACGACGCAGCGGGGATGCTAAGAAAGAAAGCGGGCTGTGGATGTTTAAAAGAAAGAAGAAACAGGTCCTGGACCGGGTCTTCTCGTCCTCGCAGCCCAATCTGTACTGCTCAACTCCGCCGTCTTTCGTGGGCGACAGGACCCTCTGCGAGCAGCCGGACTCTAGCGCCGGGAAAGGGCTCGGGATCTCACCGCTGGCCGCTGCTGAGGGAGCATCAGTCAGTAAACCGGAGATTTCCGTATCCGCGCATGGGAGCCCGAAGCTGTTGGTGTCTCATCTGGTGATGTCCCAGCAGAAGAGCTCGTCCTTGGGCTCGTCGTGCTTCCAGAAGCTGGTGGTGGATTCGGCTGCATCCAGTGAGGATGAGCTGGCTAAACACGCCAGTGACCTGGTAAGTGTCAGAGTGATTTTAAAACAAGACATTCAGAAAGTGACATGA
- the fam81b gene encoding protein FAM81B codes for MLIGHMENRMTSKEHTLSILLEQAMKIRDDVVTGLRATQGSVLMESSARKLLENHIQIITHIVKQLSKDIQVLEAQIIERDNLAAGTSFAVKNLDHKNVTGIGDLRGRVARCDASIAKLSSDISVGRRDILKLQQEVSQLHSGLELKLKDMELRLSQDVGKLEVSLSEKFISQRNATGDLQKEIQRLDLK; via the exons ATGCTTATAGGACATATGGAGAACCGCATGACTAGTAAGGAACATACTTTAAGCATTCTACTGGAACAAGCCATGAAGATCAGAGATGATGTGGTGACTGGTCTACGTGCAACTCAGGGTTCAGTCCTGATGGAGTCGTCTGCTAGAAAACTACTGGAGAACCATATTCAGATCATTACTCACATTGTCAAACAGCTCAGCAAAGACATCCAG GTGCTGGAAGCCCAGATTATCGAGAGAGACAACCTTGCTGCAGGGACGTCTTTTGCAGTCAAGAACTTGGATCACAAAAACGTGACGGGTATTGGAGATCTCAGAGGCAGAGTTGCAAG ATGTGATGCTAGCATTGCTAAACTATCATCAGACATTAGTGTTGGACGGCGAGACATCCTGAAACTCCAGCAGGAAGTGAGCCAGTTACACTCTGGGCTGGAGCTGAAGCTAAAAGACATGGAACTCAGG CTGTCTCAGGATGTAGGAAAACTAGAGGTGTCACTGTCAGAGAAGTTCATCTCCCAGAGGAACGCCACTGGGGATTTACAGAAGGAGATACAACGACTGGATCTGAAGTAA